One segment of Streptomyces sp. NBC_01463 DNA contains the following:
- a CDS encoding PspC domain-containing protein has protein sequence MTVPQDAPPGVATPPGPVPRLHRSPRQKVVAGVCGGLGRYCNVDPVIFRIVLGVLSVTGGIGLIFYGFAWLLIPLEGEEENEARRLLSGRVEGASLIAVLCALIGCGLFLSMLGNSGTLAFSAMLSVAVIGFTVWTQHRRTADPQEGVHPAAERAVSDAPPEVKAPPTPSGPSWWRDPIVKDGTTGPPGPGYLWGPSDTVLGGRSAARPRGATAEDPFRGPGRSRRSEEPTSIAGAVFLLAVLAGYLGARLRWDSQPFGTSLQIGLAAALAVFAVGLLVSSFVGRTGFGTLLLAVLTALLLAGASALPDEITAHWVRKEWRPASVAAVQPRYEVGSGVADLDLTRVVLPKGGTLATGVEVGAGRVVVRVPKDVTVKLRARAGLGDINVPGEARHGDIDIRPSQDERRTLRPAAGTKPAGTLSLDLEVGIGQVEVTRAAS, from the coding sequence ATGACCGTTCCCCAGGATGCGCCGCCCGGCGTCGCAACGCCCCCCGGGCCCGTACCGCGGCTGCACCGCAGCCCGCGGCAGAAAGTGGTGGCCGGGGTGTGCGGCGGGCTCGGCCGGTACTGCAACGTCGATCCGGTGATCTTCCGGATCGTGCTCGGCGTGCTCTCCGTGACCGGCGGCATCGGGCTGATCTTCTACGGCTTCGCCTGGCTGCTGATCCCGCTGGAGGGCGAGGAGGAGAACGAGGCGCGCCGGCTGCTGTCGGGCCGGGTCGAGGGGGCCTCCCTGATCGCGGTGCTGTGCGCGCTGATCGGCTGCGGTCTGTTCCTGTCCATGCTGGGCAACAGCGGCACGCTGGCGTTCTCGGCGATGCTCTCGGTCGCGGTCATCGGTTTCACGGTCTGGACGCAGCACCGCAGGACGGCCGATCCGCAGGAGGGGGTGCATCCGGCGGCGGAGCGGGCGGTGTCGGACGCGCCGCCCGAGGTGAAGGCGCCGCCGACCCCGTCGGGCCCCTCCTGGTGGCGGGACCCGATCGTGAAGGACGGCACGACGGGGCCGCCGGGGCCGGGTTATCTGTGGGGTCCCTCGGACACCGTGCTGGGCGGCAGGTCGGCCGCGCGGCCGCGGGGGGCGACGGCCGAGGACCCGTTCCGCGGGCCCGGGCGCTCGCGCCGGAGCGAGGAGCCGACGTCGATCGCCGGTGCGGTCTTCCTGCTCGCGGTGCTGGCGGGTTATCTGGGCGCGCGGCTGCGCTGGGACTCCCAGCCGTTCGGCACGAGTCTGCAGATCGGTCTGGCCGCGGCGCTCGCGGTGTTCGCCGTCGGGTTGCTGGTCAGTTCCTTCGTCGGCCGGACCGGCTTCGGCACCTTGCTGCTCGCGGTGCTCACGGCGCTTCTGCTGGCGGGCGCGTCCGCGCTGCCCGACGAGATCACCGCGCACTGGGTGCGCAAGGAGTGGCGGCCGGCCTCGGTCGCCGCCGTGCAGCCGCGCTACGAGGTGGGTTCGGGGGTGGCGGACCTGGACCTCACAAGGGTCGTCCTGCCGAAGGGCGGCACCCTCGCCACCGGTGTGGAGGTCGGTGCGGGCCGGGTCGTCGTACGGGTGCCGAAGGACGTCACGGTGAAGCTGCGCGCACGCGCGGGCCTCGGTGACATCAACGTGCCGGGCGAGGCGCGCCATGGGGACATCGACATCCGTCCCTCGCAGGACGAGCGCAGGACCCTGCGGCCGGCCGCGGGCACGAAGCCGGCCGGCACGCTCTCGCTCGATCTGGAAGTCGGCATCGGACAGGTGGAGGTCACCCGTGCTGCGTCATGA
- a CDS encoding M23 family metallopeptidase: protein MNDQPPHAGYAGYDSHSTGSFDSDPLFGSLPGGYDGPYDTTAGYDAPYGSGQAGYATPYDTTQWDTGAHHTADYGHPADYTAYAAQPQQHPPYGYDAAPQYDTGATWLPTDGYAPTIPAQAGTPDSSGQWDTTTWYPNGQWASTDTAGYDTGAYDATAWNTGATPEHEQQSVQTATAPGEAEQTAQHPYETHEAHETYAAYGTYEPQASFDPYESYAPEAAPTPEDAPEAEAEADDHAQAHDSAAPDPDPVPGDRHRTAARPVTRGGGGSRSRRRSPAKRSALLTVAVPSACVMSVAGIAAASVGGMGGGEEKKQDDTMSMAAADPGTVKPVAANNKLDTQLANLSADAENFADRASRTQERIDLKERQAAEKKKREAEAARKEALRPKYVMPVKQHGLSAYFGQAGVNWMSVHTGIDFPVQYGTPVMAATDGTVRTQFNTAYGNMAIVTMADGTETWYCHLSSTRIRSGSVKAGDVIAYSGDSGNSTGPHMHFEVRPGGGAAIDPLPWLRSHNVDPT, encoded by the coding sequence CGACGCCCCCTACGGCAGCGGGCAGGCCGGGTACGCCACCCCGTACGACACGACCCAGTGGGACACCGGCGCGCACCACACGGCCGACTACGGCCACCCCGCCGACTACACGGCCTACGCCGCGCAGCCCCAGCAGCACCCCCCGTACGGCTACGACGCCGCCCCGCAGTACGACACCGGCGCGACCTGGCTGCCGACCGACGGCTACGCCCCGACGATCCCCGCCCAGGCCGGCACCCCGGACTCCTCGGGCCAGTGGGACACCACCACCTGGTACCCGAACGGCCAGTGGGCAAGCACCGACACGGCGGGATACGACACCGGCGCGTACGACGCGACCGCCTGGAACACCGGCGCCACGCCCGAGCACGAACAGCAAAGCGTGCAAACCGCGACAGCCCCGGGCGAAGCCGAACAAACGGCCCAGCATCCGTACGAGACGCATGAAGCGCACGAGACGTACGCGGCCTACGGGACGTACGAACCGCAGGCCTCCTTCGATCCGTACGAGTCCTACGCCCCCGAGGCCGCTCCCACCCCCGAAGACGCCCCCGAGGCGGAGGCCGAGGCGGACGACCACGCTCAGGCCCACGACAGCGCGGCCCCGGACCCGGATCCCGTCCCGGGCGACCGCCACCGCACCGCGGCCCGCCCGGTCACCCGCGGCGGTGGCGGCAGCCGCAGCCGGCGGCGCTCCCCCGCGAAGCGTTCCGCGCTCCTCACCGTCGCCGTTCCCTCCGCCTGCGTGATGAGCGTGGCGGGGATCGCCGCGGCCTCCGTCGGCGGAATGGGCGGTGGCGAGGAGAAGAAGCAGGACGACACGATGTCCATGGCGGCCGCCGACCCCGGCACGGTCAAGCCGGTCGCGGCCAACAACAAGCTGGACACCCAGCTCGCCAACCTCAGCGCGGACGCGGAGAACTTCGCCGACCGCGCGAGCCGCACCCAGGAGCGCATCGACCTGAAGGAGCGGCAGGCCGCCGAGAAGAAGAAGCGCGAGGCCGAGGCCGCCCGCAAGGAGGCGCTGCGTCCCAAGTACGTGATGCCGGTCAAGCAGCACGGCCTCAGCGCGTACTTCGGCCAGGCGGGCGTCAACTGGATGTCGGTGCACACGGGCATCGACTTCCCCGTGCAGTACGGCACTCCGGTGATGGCCGCGACCGACGGCACCGTGCGCACGCAGTTCAACACCGCCTACGGGAACATGGCCATCGTCACCATGGCCGACGGCACCGAGACCTGGTACTGCCACCTCAGCAGCACCCGGATCCGCTCGGGCTCCGTCAAGGCCGGGGACGTCATCGCGTACTCCGGCGACTCGGGCAACTCGACCGGCCCGCACATGCACTTCGAGGTGCGGCCCGGTGGCGGCGCGGCCATCGACCCGCTGCCCTGGCTCCGCAGCCACAACGTCGACCCGACCTGA
- a CDS encoding DoxX family protein, whose product MHGYGTNGRGLGEARSLRELAREHALLPLRIFLGVTFIYAALDKLTDSAFFHATGPGSVGEQMTAVRDSAAIPALVDLALKSPSGFGYAIAFGELAVGIGTLLGLWSRIAALGGALISLSLWLTVSWQVSPYYLGNDLIYLMAWLPLLLGGAASFSVDAVLATRRRRMR is encoded by the coding sequence ATGCACGGGTACGGCACGAACGGGCGCGGTCTGGGCGAGGCCAGGAGCCTGCGGGAGCTGGCGCGGGAACATGCCCTGCTGCCCCTGCGGATCTTTCTCGGCGTCACCTTCATCTACGCCGCACTCGACAAGCTCACCGACAGCGCGTTCTTCCACGCCACCGGACCGGGATCCGTCGGCGAGCAGATGACCGCCGTCCGCGACTCCGCCGCGATCCCGGCCCTCGTCGACCTCGCGCTGAAGAGCCCGTCCGGCTTCGGGTACGCCATCGCCTTCGGTGAGCTCGCCGTCGGCATCGGCACCCTGCTGGGCCTGTGGAGCCGGATCGCCGCGCTCGGCGGTGCGCTGATCTCGCTCAGCCTGTGGCTGACCGTCAGCTGGCAGGTCTCGCCGTACTACCTCGGCAACGACCTGATCTACCTCATGGCCTGGCTGCCGCTGCTGCTCGGCGGGGCCGCCTCGTTCTCCGTGGACGCGGTCCTCGCGACCCGGCGGCGCCGGATGCGGTAG
- a CDS encoding response regulator transcription factor, producing the protein MNGTTEATGGHEGPERRVRVVLVDDHRMFRTGVQAEIGRTEETGVEVVGEAADVDQAVTVITATRPEVVLLDVHLPGGGGVEVLRRCAPFMGAAENPVRFLALSVSDAAEDVIGVIRGGARGYVTKTITGADLVDSVFRVQDGDAVFSPRLAGFVLDAFASTDAPPVDEDLDRLTQREREVLRLIARGYAYKEIAKQLFISVKTVESHVSAVLRKLQLSNRHELTRWATARRLV; encoded by the coding sequence ATGAACGGGACCACTGAGGCGACCGGGGGCCACGAGGGCCCGGAGCGCCGGGTACGAGTCGTGCTCGTCGACGACCACCGGATGTTCCGCACCGGCGTACAGGCCGAGATCGGCCGCACCGAGGAGACCGGGGTCGAAGTCGTCGGCGAGGCGGCCGACGTCGACCAGGCGGTCACCGTGATCACGGCGACCCGCCCCGAGGTCGTCCTCCTCGACGTGCACCTCCCGGGCGGCGGCGGCGTCGAGGTGCTGCGCCGCTGCGCCCCCTTCATGGGCGCGGCCGAGAACCCGGTGCGGTTCCTCGCACTGTCCGTCTCGGACGCCGCCGAGGACGTCATCGGCGTCATCCGCGGCGGCGCCCGCGGCTATGTCACCAAGACGATCACCGGCGCCGACCTGGTCGACTCGGTCTTCCGGGTCCAGGACGGCGACGCGGTGTTCTCGCCCCGGCTGGCCGGCTTCGTCCTCGACGCCTTCGCCTCCACGGACGCGCCGCCGGTCGACGAGGACCTCGACCGGCTGACGCAGCGCGAGCGCGAGGTGCTGCGGCTGATCGCCCGCGGCTACGCGTACAAGGAGATCGCCAAGCAGCTGTTCATCTCGGTGAAGACGGTCGAGTCGCACGTCTCGGCGGTGCTGCGCAAGCTCCAGCTCTCCAACCGGCACGAGCTCACGCGCTGGGCGACGGCCCGACGGCTGGTCTGA
- a CDS encoding NlpC/P60 family protein, with amino-acid sequence MPALASHRKPRTRVRTTAPAVGLTSAALASVTLLSSQSALAAPAPKPSIEDVQKKVDDLYRQAGTATQQYNQAKEATTGQRAKVDTLLDDVAARTAKLNEARRTLGTYAAAQYRDGALAPTATFFLANDPQSFFDQTHLMDRMGERQQQAVTDFRTQQAKASKQRAEAVASLETLTESQATLRTSKQNVQTKLTEARTLLSKLTAEEKARLAELERKKEAEAKRKAAELAKKQAAAKAEAERKAEEAAKEAGSGTGTGSGTGTGTGSGSDADASTKAEKVLAFARAQMGKPYVWGATGPSSYDCSGLTQAAWKAAGVDIPRTTWDQVNVGTRIATEDLQPGDLVFFYDDISHVGIYKGDGMMIHAPKPGANVREESIYYMPIYGSVRPG; translated from the coding sequence ATGCCGGCCTTGGCGTCGCATCGCAAACCACGCACCCGCGTGCGCACCACCGCCCCGGCCGTCGGGCTCACCTCGGCCGCGCTGGCCTCGGTGACCCTGCTGTCCTCGCAGAGCGCGCTGGCCGCCCCGGCGCCCAAGCCGAGCATCGAGGACGTGCAGAAGAAGGTCGACGACCTGTACCGGCAGGCGGGTACGGCGACCCAGCAGTACAACCAGGCGAAGGAGGCGACGACCGGGCAGCGCGCCAAGGTGGACACCCTCCTGGACGACGTCGCCGCGCGCACGGCGAAGCTGAACGAGGCGCGCAGGACGCTCGGCACCTATGCCGCGGCCCAGTACCGCGACGGCGCCCTCGCACCGACCGCCACCTTCTTCCTGGCCAACGACCCGCAGTCGTTCTTCGACCAGACGCACCTCATGGACCGGATGGGCGAGCGCCAGCAGCAGGCCGTCACGGACTTCCGTACGCAGCAGGCGAAGGCGTCCAAGCAGCGGGCCGAGGCGGTGGCGAGCCTGGAGACGCTCACCGAGTCGCAGGCGACGCTGCGCACCAGCAAGCAGAACGTGCAGACGAAGCTGACCGAGGCCCGCACACTGCTGTCGAAACTGACCGCCGAGGAGAAGGCGCGGCTGGCCGAGCTGGAGCGCAAGAAGGAGGCGGAGGCCAAGCGCAAGGCGGCGGAGCTGGCGAAGAAGCAGGCAGCCGCGAAGGCCGAGGCCGAGCGCAAGGCCGAGGAGGCCGCCAAGGAGGCCGGCAGCGGCACGGGGACGGGCAGCGGAACCGGGACCGGCACAGGTTCGGGTTCGGACGCCGACGCCTCGACCAAGGCCGAGAAGGTCCTCGCCTTCGCCCGGGCGCAGATGGGCAAGCCCTACGTCTGGGGAGCGACGGGCCCGTCCTCGTACGACTGCTCGGGGCTCACCCAGGCCGCCTGGAAGGCCGCGGGCGTCGACATTCCGCGGACCACCTGGGACCAGGTCAATGTGGGCACCCGGATCGCCACGGAGGATCTGCAACCCGGTGACCTGGTGTTCTTCTACGACGACATCAGCCACGTCGGCATCTACAAGGGCGACGGCATGATGATCCACGCGCCGAAGCCGGGGGCGAACGTGCGCGAGGAGTCGATCTACTACATGCCGATCTACGGGAGCGTGCGCCCGGGCTAG
- a CDS encoding PspC domain-containing protein yields the protein MPAATPRAASSLAPDPEEPPQRKLYRSADGRLLGGVARGLAGHLGLPVAWVRFVFLGLFFADGLGALLYAVFWIVVPLGVGGVDGPRSVFETAPDGTRRLRKPDKGQVFALIALLIGALIFVGNVDMGSKADRYIWPTLLIGAGSVLVWRQADNARRARWMEVGSRRRVLHLARGLAGVALVGLGLAGFMVVRGSAAQLGNVITAAIAVLTGIALLAGPYLVRMTQDLSEERLMRIRAQERAEVAAHVHDSVLHTLTLIQRNAEDAGEVRRLARAQERELRNWLYNPEGTGKDEGDEPETLAEAVKRAAAEVEDKHGVPLEVVVVGDCPLDEKLTAQMQAAREAMVNAAKYGGEGGAVQVYAEVEGRTVFVSVRDRGPGFDLDSVPGDRMGVRESIIGRMQRNGGTARLRSVPGGGTEVELEMERTSDERDH from the coding sequence ATGCCAGCCGCCACGCCCCGAGCCGCAAGCTCCCTCGCACCCGACCCGGAGGAGCCGCCCCAGCGCAAGCTGTACCGCAGCGCCGACGGACGGCTGCTCGGCGGCGTCGCGCGCGGTCTCGCCGGACACCTCGGGCTGCCGGTCGCCTGGGTGCGGTTCGTCTTCCTCGGCCTGTTCTTCGCGGACGGCCTGGGCGCGCTCCTGTACGCGGTGTTCTGGATCGTGGTCCCGCTCGGCGTCGGCGGCGTGGACGGCCCGCGGTCCGTCTTCGAGACCGCCCCCGACGGCACCCGACGGCTCCGCAAACCCGACAAGGGCCAGGTCTTCGCCCTCATCGCGCTGCTCATCGGCGCCCTGATCTTCGTCGGCAACGTCGACATGGGCAGCAAGGCCGACCGCTACATCTGGCCCACCCTGCTGATCGGCGCCGGTTCCGTCCTGGTGTGGCGCCAGGCCGACAACGCCCGCCGCGCCCGCTGGATGGAGGTCGGCAGCCGCCGTCGCGTCCTGCACCTGGCGCGCGGGCTGGCCGGGGTCGCCCTGGTCGGCCTGGGGCTGGCCGGCTTCATGGTCGTCCGCGGCTCCGCCGCCCAGCTCGGCAACGTCATCACCGCGGCCATCGCCGTGCTCACCGGCATCGCCCTGCTGGCCGGCCCCTATCTCGTCCGGATGACCCAGGACCTCTCCGAGGAACGCCTGATGCGCATCAGGGCCCAGGAGCGTGCCGAGGTCGCCGCCCACGTCCACGACTCCGTCCTGCACACCCTCACCCTGATCCAGCGCAACGCGGAGGACGCCGGCGAGGTCCGCCGGCTGGCCCGTGCCCAGGAGCGCGAGCTCCGCAACTGGCTGTACAACCCCGAGGGCACCGGCAAGGACGAGGGCGACGAGCCGGAGACCCTGGCCGAGGCCGTCAAACGCGCCGCCGCCGAGGTCGAGGACAAGCACGGCGTCCCGCTGGAGGTCGTCGTCGTCGGCGACTGCCCGCTGGACGAGAAGCTGACCGCACAGATGCAGGCCGCACGCGAGGCGATGGTCAACGCCGCCAAGTACGGTGGCGAGGGCGGCGCCGTACAGGTCTACGCGGAGGTCGAGGGCCGCACGGTCTTCGTCTCGGTGCGTGACCGCGGTCCGGGATTCGACCTGGATTCCGTACCGGGGGACAGAATGGGCGTCAGAGAGTCGATCATCGGCCGGATGCAGCGCAACGGCGGTACCGCCCGGCTGCGTTCGGTGCCCGGCGGGGGCACGGAAGTCGAGCTGGAGATGGAGAGGACGAGCGATGAACGGGACCACTGA
- a CDS encoding class II aldolase/adducin family protein translates to MTEPTPIPVDQLHFAMPPVHTSLDEERTYRKERLAGALRLFGEYGYEDGVSGHITARDPEFADCFWVNPFGAPFDGLRPDELILVNGEGQVVEGRHHVNQAAFAVHAQVHRARPDVVAVVHTHSVHGRALAALGELVEPITQEACAFYEDHALYDAYTGVVVDEEEGRRIAAALGARKAIVLRNHGLLTVGDSVDAAAWWFLALERSCQVQLAARAAGKPVLIEHRDAVTTREQLGSDLVAWINYQPLWRRISRTF, encoded by the coding sequence ATGACCGAGCCCACACCCATACCCGTGGACCAGCTCCACTTCGCGATGCCGCCCGTGCACACCTCCCTCGACGAGGAACGCACGTACCGCAAGGAACGCCTGGCCGGGGCGCTGCGCCTGTTCGGTGAGTACGGGTACGAGGACGGGGTCTCCGGGCACATCACGGCCCGCGACCCCGAATTCGCCGACTGCTTCTGGGTCAACCCCTTCGGCGCCCCCTTCGACGGGCTGCGGCCGGACGAGCTGATCCTGGTGAACGGTGAGGGGCAGGTCGTCGAGGGGCGCCACCACGTCAACCAGGCGGCGTTCGCCGTCCACGCGCAGGTGCACCGGGCCCGCCCGGACGTCGTCGCCGTCGTGCACACCCACTCGGTGCACGGCAGGGCACTGGCCGCGCTCGGTGAGCTGGTGGAGCCCATCACCCAGGAGGCCTGCGCCTTCTACGAGGACCACGCGCTGTACGACGCGTACACCGGGGTCGTCGTGGACGAGGAGGAGGGGCGCCGGATCGCGGCCGCGCTGGGGGCCCGCAAGGCGATCGTCCTGCGCAACCACGGGCTGCTGACCGTGGGCGACTCGGTGGACGCGGCGGCCTGGTGGTTCCTCGCGCTGGAGCGGTCCTGCCAGGTCCAGCTGGCCGCGCGGGCGGCCGGGAAGCCGGTCCTGATCGAGCACCGGGACGCCGTCACCACCCGCGAACAGCTCGGCAGCGACCTGGTCGCCTGGATCAATTACCAGCCGCTGTGGCGCCGTATCTCTCGAACGTTCTGA
- the pcrA gene encoding DNA helicase PcrA, whose product MSSLFDDSFLTGLQHTEEGPPPPPEDSAPEAVPEDLFAGVFDGPPPPREAYYRDGAHRPVIDAAALLDGLNTEQRAAVVHAGSPLLIVAGAGSGKTRVLTHRIAHLLAERGVHPGQILAITFTNKAAGEMKERVEQLVGPRANAMWVMTFHSACVRILRRESKRLGFTSSFSIYDAADSKRLMALVCRDLDLDPKRFPPKSFTAKVSNLKNELIDEETFAGQATDGFEKTLAQAYALYQARLREANALDFDDIIMTTVHLLQAFPDVAEHYRRRFRHVLVDEYQDTNHAQYTLVRELVGPSGEADAPGELCVVGDADQSIYAFRGATIRNILQFEEDYPDATTILLEQNYRSTQTILSAANAVIERNESRRPKNLWTNAGSGARITGYVADTEHDEAQFVADEIDRLTDAGDAKAGDVAVFYRTNAQSRVFEEIFIRVGLPYKVVGGVRFYERKEVRDVLAYLRVLSNPEDTVPLRRILNVPKRGIGDRAEAMIDALSMREKISFPQALRRVDEAYGMAARSSNAVRRFNTLMEELRTIVESGAGPAVVVEAVMERTGYLAELQASTDPQDETRIENLQELASVALEFEQERAEEEGAGTLAEFLEKVALVADADQIPDEDEDGSGVVTLMTLHTAKGLEFPVVFLTGMEDGVFPHMRALGQVKELEEERRLAYVGITRARERLYLTRAAMRSAWGQPSYNPPSRFLEEIPDQHLEWKRKGPMAAPAGPTSGITSSLSASRARSGPSGFATRRTSDKPTITLVAGDRVTHDQFGLGTVTAVEGIGDQAKATVDFGDERPKKLLLRYAPVEKL is encoded by the coding sequence ATGAGCAGCCTCTTTGACGACAGCTTCCTGACCGGCCTCCAGCACACGGAGGAAGGGCCCCCGCCGCCCCCCGAGGACTCCGCACCCGAAGCGGTGCCGGAGGACCTCTTCGCGGGCGTGTTCGACGGCCCCCCGCCGCCCCGCGAGGCGTACTACCGCGACGGGGCACACCGCCCGGTCATCGACGCCGCCGCGCTGCTCGACGGGCTGAACACCGAGCAGCGCGCCGCCGTCGTGCACGCCGGGTCCCCGCTGCTCATCGTCGCCGGGGCCGGCTCGGGCAAGACCCGGGTGCTGACCCACCGCATCGCCCACCTGCTGGCCGAGCGCGGGGTACACCCCGGCCAGATCCTGGCGATCACCTTCACCAACAAGGCCGCGGGCGAGATGAAGGAGCGCGTCGAGCAGCTCGTCGGCCCGCGGGCCAACGCCATGTGGGTGATGACCTTCCACAGCGCGTGCGTGCGGATCCTGCGCCGCGAGTCCAAGCGGCTCGGCTTCACCTCGTCGTTCTCGATCTACGACGCCGCCGACTCCAAGCGCCTCATGGCCCTGGTCTGCCGCGATCTCGACCTCGACCCGAAGCGCTTCCCGCCCAAGTCCTTCACGGCCAAGGTGTCGAACCTCAAGAACGAGCTGATCGACGAGGAGACCTTCGCCGGACAGGCGACGGACGGCTTCGAGAAGACGCTCGCCCAGGCCTACGCGCTCTACCAGGCCCGGCTGCGCGAGGCCAACGCCCTGGACTTCGACGACATCATCATGACGACGGTGCACCTGCTCCAGGCGTTCCCCGATGTCGCCGAGCACTACCGCCGCCGCTTCCGGCACGTCCTGGTCGACGAGTACCAGGACACCAACCACGCCCAGTACACGCTCGTACGGGAGCTGGTCGGCCCGTCCGGCGAGGCCGACGCCCCGGGCGAGCTGTGCGTCGTGGGTGACGCGGACCAGTCGATCTACGCCTTCCGCGGCGCGACCATCCGCAACATCCTCCAGTTCGAGGAGGACTACCCGGACGCGACCACCATCTTGCTGGAGCAGAACTACCGCTCCACGCAGACGATCCTGTCGGCGGCCAACGCGGTCATCGAGCGCAACGAGAGCCGCCGCCCGAAGAACCTCTGGACCAACGCCGGCAGCGGCGCCCGCATCACCGGCTACGTCGCGGACACCGAGCACGACGAGGCGCAGTTCGTCGCGGACGAGATCGACCGGCTCACGGACGCCGGGGACGCGAAGGCGGGAGACGTCGCCGTCTTCTACCGGACGAACGCCCAGTCCCGTGTCTTCGAGGAGATCTTCATCCGCGTCGGCCTGCCCTACAAGGTCGTCGGCGGAGTGCGCTTCTACGAGCGCAAGGAGGTCAGGGACGTCCTGGCCTACCTCCGGGTCCTGTCCAACCCCGAGGACACCGTCCCCCTGCGCCGCATCCTCAACGTGCCCAAGCGCGGCATCGGCGACCGGGCCGAGGCGATGATCGACGCCCTGTCGATGCGCGAGAAGATCTCCTTCCCGCAGGCACTGCGCCGGGTCGACGAGGCGTACGGCATGGCGGCCCGCTCGTCGAACGCGGTGCGGCGGTTCAACACCCTGATGGAGGAGCTCCGCACGATCGTGGAGTCCGGCGCCGGACCGGCGGTCGTGGTGGAGGCCGTCATGGAGCGGACCGGCTACCTCGCCGAACTCCAGGCGTCCACCGACCCGCAGGACGAGACCCGCATCGAGAACCTCCAGGAGCTCGCGTCCGTCGCCCTCGAGTTCGAGCAGGAGCGGGCGGAGGAGGAGGGCGCGGGCACGCTCGCCGAGTTCCTGGAGAAGGTCGCGCTCGTCGCCGACGCCGACCAGATCCCCGACGAGGACGAGGACGGCTCCGGCGTCGTCACGCTGATGACGCTGCACACCGCGAAGGGCCTCGAATTCCCGGTCGTCTTCCTGACCGGCATGGAGGACGGCGTCTTCCCGCACATGCGGGCGCTGGGCCAGGTCAAGGAGCTGGAGGAGGAGCGCCGGCTGGCGTACGTCGGCATCACGCGCGCCCGCGAGCGGCTCTACCTCACCCGCGCGGCGATGCGCAGTGCCTGGGGCCAGCCCTCGTACAACCCGCCGTCGCGGTTCCTGGAGGAGATCCCGGACCAGCACCTGGAGTGGAAGCGCAAGGGCCCGATGGCGGCCCCGGCGGGACCGACGTCCGGCATCACCTCGTCGCTCTCCGCGTCCCGCGCCCGCTCCGGCCCCTCGGGCTTCGCGACCCGGCGGACCTCGGACAAGCCGACGATCACGCTGGTGGCGGGCGACCGGGTCACCCACGACCAGTTCGGTCTGGGCACGGTGACGGCGGTCGAGGGCATCGGGGACCAGGCGAAGGCCACGGTCGACTTCGGGGACGAACGCCCGAAGAAGCTGCTGCTGCGGTACGCACCGGTCGAGAAGCTGTAG
- a CDS encoding NlpC/P60 family protein: MAAHRKPKQRPYTGSAARTAATLAFAGAATAAALPGSAHADPAPTTAQVRAEVDRLYREAEVATEQYNGAKVKAAAVARSVDALRDEAARRTERLNAAREGLGSYAAAQYRAGGLDPALQLALSSDPDQYLQRASYVERAGERRATEVRTVQRQVADVAQVRAEAAGQLSELATRQAALKKHKATVRARLAEARRLLAGLSPAERASYDASESGRGGAHADRSAPRGADRAPNARAAEAVAFAYTALGKPYVWGATGPSSFDCSGLTQAAWRAAGVSLPRTTYTQINAGQRVPRSELAPGDLVFFYSGISHVGLYIGNGQMIHAPRPGAPVRIAPIDQMPFAGAARVA; encoded by the coding sequence GTGGCAGCGCACCGGAAACCCAAGCAGCGCCCCTACACCGGCTCTGCAGCCCGCACAGCGGCGACGCTCGCCTTCGCCGGGGCCGCGACCGCCGCCGCGCTGCCGGGATCCGCGCACGCCGATCCGGCGCCGACGACCGCCCAGGTGAGGGCCGAGGTGGACCGGCTGTACCGGGAGGCGGAGGTCGCCACCGAGCAGTACAACGGCGCGAAGGTGAAGGCGGCCGCCGTCGCCAGGTCCGTGGACGCGCTGCGGGACGAGGCCGCCCGCAGGACCGAGCGGCTCAACGCCGCACGCGAGGGCCTCGGTTCGTACGCCGCCGCGCAGTACCGCGCGGGAGGCCTCGACCCCGCGCTCCAGCTGGCGCTCTCCTCCGACCCCGACCAGTACCTCCAGCGCGCCTCGTACGTGGAACGGGCCGGCGAACGGCGGGCCACCGAGGTCCGCACCGTGCAGCGCCAGGTCGCCGACGTCGCGCAGGTGCGCGCCGAGGCCGCCGGGCAGCTGTCCGAACTCGCCACCCGCCAGGCGGCCCTGAAGAAGCACAAGGCGACGGTCCGCGCCAGACTCGCCGAGGCCAGGCGGCTGCTGGCCGGCCTCTCCCCCGCCGAGCGCGCCTCCTACGACGCCTCGGAGAGCGGCCGCGGCGGCGCCCACGCCGACCGCAGCGCCCCGCGCGGCGCCGACCGGGCGCCCAACGCCCGCGCCGCCGAAGCGGTCGCCTTCGCGTACACCGCGCTCGGCAAGCCGTACGTCTGGGGCGCCACCGGCCCCTCCTCGTTCGACTGCTCCGGGCTCACCCAGGCCGCCTGGCGCGCCGCGGGCGTCTCGCTCCCCCGGACCACGTACACCCAGATCAACGCGGGGCAGCGCGTCCCGCGCTCCGAACTCGCCCCCGGTGACCTGGTGTTCTTCTACTCGGGCATCAGTCACGTCGGCCTGTACATCGGCAACGGCCAGATGATCCACGCCCCGCGGCCGGGCGCCCCGGTCCGCATCGCGCCGATCGACCAGATGCCCTTCGCGGGAGCGGCCCGGGTGGCCTGA